A window of the Streptomyces formicae genome harbors these coding sequences:
- a CDS encoding RDD family protein, producing MSAPTPATGDGSPTAGFYPDPSIPGYVRYWNGVAWVPGTSRPAPKDGEAMPSPPHSAAAHSAAAATAGPSVPAPSAPPVEETGPVFLDEDLDPSGGPRPEPATAWQADASRQSGFGGDHDQRVSWGAASAASAAAAAPSASPSGSASGSGEASGLPSAPAPAEGWGRDSRPDPRAGGAAAGGSSGVRFDRPSGRTAPDPRSAGDDAAPVDPTGGALPGVRSVGGERKPATDGTMAIRSLSPRASKSQAQAQAHAQPQAQAHAQPQAQAQAQAPAAAPAQAQQQVSAQQQPPLSAGVGGGAASWAQQVHRLAQGQAEPQPQQPVMPWKPPVDDPFLQVAQAQAASRPAGLGKRFVARLIDTVVLGAIAGAASSPFVSHALTHIDEKIQAAKMSGETVTVWLLDATTITQFGIALAVLLLLGVVYEALPTAKWGRTLGKKLLGLEVRDIESHEPPGFAAALRRWLVHGVLGVLAIGVVNVLWCLFDHPWRQCWHDKAARTFVAG from the coding sequence ATGAGCGCCCCAACCCCGGCAACCGGCGACGGCAGCCCCACTGCCGGCTTCTATCCAGATCCCTCCATCCCCGGATACGTCCGGTACTGGAACGGCGTGGCGTGGGTGCCGGGTACGAGCCGGCCGGCGCCGAAGGACGGAGAGGCGATGCCGTCGCCGCCGCACTCGGCCGCGGCGCACTCGGCCGCGGCGGCCACGGCGGGCCCGTCCGTGCCGGCGCCGTCCGCCCCGCCGGTCGAGGAGACCGGGCCCGTCTTCCTGGACGAGGACCTAGATCCGTCCGGCGGCCCACGCCCCGAGCCCGCTACCGCGTGGCAGGCGGACGCGTCCCGCCAGTCGGGCTTCGGCGGCGACCACGATCAGCGGGTCTCCTGGGGCGCCGCCTCCGCCGCCTCCGCCGCCGCCGCTGCCCCGTCCGCGTCCCCGTCCGGATCGGCGTCGGGGTCGGGCGAGGCTTCGGGGCTGCCGTCGGCCCCGGCCCCGGCCGAGGGCTGGGGCCGCGACTCCCGACCCGACCCCCGCGCGGGCGGTGCCGCCGCGGGCGGCTCCTCCGGCGTCCGGTTCGACCGCCCGTCCGGGCGTACGGCCCCGGACCCCCGTTCCGCGGGCGACGACGCCGCGCCGGTGGACCCCACCGGCGGCGCGCTGCCGGGCGTCCGCAGTGTGGGCGGCGAGAGGAAGCCGGCCACCGACGGCACGATGGCGATCCGCTCGCTGAGCCCGCGGGCGTCCAAGTCGCAGGCACAGGCCCAGGCTCATGCACAGCCGCAGGCGCAAGCCCATGCCCAGCCGCAGGCCCAAGCGCAGGCACAGGCCCCGGCGGCCGCCCCCGCCCAGGCGCAGCAGCAGGTGTCCGCACAGCAGCAGCCGCCCCTGAGCGCAGGCGTCGGCGGCGGGGCCGCGTCCTGGGCACAGCAGGTGCACCGGCTCGCCCAGGGGCAGGCCGAGCCGCAGCCGCAGCAGCCCGTCATGCCGTGGAAGCCCCCGGTCGACGACCCCTTCCTCCAGGTCGCCCAGGCGCAGGCCGCGTCCCGGCCCGCCGGGCTCGGCAAGCGCTTCGTGGCCCGGCTGATCGACACGGTCGTGCTGGGCGCGATCGCCGGAGCGGCGTCGTCCCCGTTCGTCTCCCATGCGCTGACGCACATCGACGAGAAGATCCAGGCCGCGAAGATGTCCGGCGAGACGGTCACCGTCTGGCTGCTCGACGCCACGACGATCACCCAGTTCGGCATCGCGCTCGCCGTGCTGCTGCTCCTCGGTGTGGTGTACGAAGCGCTGCCGACCGCCAAGTGGGGCCGCACACTCGGCAAGAAGCTGCTCGGCCTCGAAGTGCGCGACATCGAGTCGCACGAGCCGCCCGGCTTCGCCGCCGCGCTGCGCCGCTGGCTGGTGCACGGCGTCCTCGGCGTCCTGGCCATCGGCGTCGTGAACGTGCTGTGGTGCCTCTTCGACCACCCGTGGCGGCAGTGCTGGCACGACAAGGCGGCGCGCACCTTCGTCGCCGGCTGA
- a CDS encoding SsgA family sporulation/cell division regulator: MHTVVERELELKLVLSPERSIPVPARLTYRTDDPFAVHFTFHIGSEHPVHWTFARELLIEGVFRPCGHGDVRIWPTKVDRRSVILIALSSPDGDALLEAPAAQVSAWLERTLRAAPPGSEQEQLGIDDALAELLAPSQDGEA; the protein is encoded by the coding sequence ATGCACACCGTGGTGGAACGCGAGCTGGAGCTCAAGCTGGTGCTGTCGCCGGAGCGCAGCATCCCCGTACCGGCCAGGCTGACCTATCGCACGGACGATCCGTTCGCCGTGCACTTCACCTTTCACATCGGGTCCGAGCACCCCGTGCACTGGACCTTCGCCCGTGAGCTGCTGATCGAGGGGGTCTTCAGGCCGTGCGGGCACGGGGACGTCCGGATCTGGCCGACCAAGGTCGACCGGCGCAGCGTCATCCTGATCGCGCTGTCGTCGCCGGACGGGGACGCCCTGCTGGAGGCGCCCGCCGCGCAGGTCTCGGCCTGGCTGGAGCGGACGCTGCGTGCGGCGCCTCCAGGAAGCGAGCAGGAACAACTCGGCATCGACGACGCCCTGGCGGAGCTGCTGGCGCCGTCGCAGGACGGAGAGGCGTAG
- a CDS encoding VOC family protein, which yields MPARLDHTIVHSRDRFASARWLTGLIDAPEPKPFGPFASVPLANGVTLDYADEQTDGEIVSQHLAFLVSEQEFDEIFGRIQERELPYWADPMHGGPQEINHRFGGRGVYVDDPDGHSIEFITHTYV from the coding sequence GTGCCCGCACGTCTTGACCACACGATCGTCCACAGTCGTGACCGCTTCGCCTCCGCCCGCTGGCTCACCGGGCTGATCGACGCGCCCGAGCCGAAGCCCTTCGGCCCGTTCGCCAGCGTCCCGCTCGCCAACGGGGTCACGCTCGACTACGCCGACGAGCAGACGGACGGGGAGATCGTCTCCCAGCATCTGGCCTTCCTCGTCTCCGAGCAGGAGTTCGACGAGATCTTCGGCCGGATACAGGAGCGGGAGCTCCCCTACTGGGCCGACCCGATGCACGGCGGGCCGCAGGAGATCAACCACCGCTTCGGTGGCCGTGGGGTGTACGTCGACGACCCCGACGGCCACTCCATCGAGTTCATCACCCATACCTACGTGTAG